The Amycolatopsis solani genome segment AGAAGTGCTCGGCCGGGGCGACGGCGTCGGCCAGCGGCAGGCCCAGGGTGGGCACGAGGAGCTGGCCGAAGAGGTCGAGGGTGGCGCGCTGGGGCGGGCCCGAGAACTGCTGGCGGTCCTGCTCGGCGCGGAACACCGCGCCCGCGTCGGCGAGCCGGGACTGCAGGCGCGTGTGGCGGCGGATGCAGTCGCCGACGATGTCGACGAGCTCGGCGGCGCGGCGCTTGCGGTCGAGGTCCTCGGTCTCGTCGCGGGCGGTGGTGATGTTCTTGAGGATCGCGTTCTCGGCGCGGAACCGCGTTTCGATGTGGCCGAGCGCGCTGTCCAGCAGTTCCGGGACCTCGCGCTCCCAGTCGACCGACCGGACGTCGCGGCGGGTCGCGTCGAGCTTGGCGCGCAGGGTCTCGCCGTACTGGACGGTCCGGTAGCGGGCCTGCTCGGCGGCCAGCTTCGCGTCGGCCAGCCGGCCCCGCGCGATCAGGTTCTCGAGCTTGACCTCGGCGGCGATCTGCGCCGACTCGACGTCGGTGTCGAGGGCGCCGACGAGGACGTTGATGGCCTCGTCGGTGGCCCGCAGGTAGACCTCGCCGTCCCGGGCGGCCAGCTCGACGAGCAGCTTGAAGTCGAACTGGCGCCGCTGGTAGCCGCCCGGCCCCATCGAGCCGTAGACGCGCCGGAAGCCGCGGTCGGTGGTGCCGACGTTGATCAGGTTGTCGAGGACCCACTTGGCCACCCGGACGTGCTCCTCGGGCATCCGCGACGGCGCCTGCGCGGCGATGAACGGCAGCAGCCGGTCGATGACCTCGTCGTGGCCGGCGCCGGTGTCGAAGTCCATCGCGATGGTGACCTGGTCGATCGTGTGCAGCGCGATCTCGGCCATCTGGTAGATCGTGGCGTCGGCCCAGTCGAGCTTCGCCTTCCGCGCGTCCAGGTCGTGCAGCGGCGCGGTGCAGGCCAGCGCCTTGAGGCGGCGCGTCAGCCCCTCGTCGGCCAGGCCCGGTGTCCCGGTCTCGTCGTCTCGCACAGCAGGCCAGGCTAGTCGGCCACCCTCTGCGCACGCGCGGGTGACTCCATCCATGCCCCCACCACCACCCTCAAAGGTGGCGCTGACGCGCCGCGGTGTTTGCATTAACGTCGCTCACATGCGTGAGATGAGCCGTTCAGAGTGGTGGCAGTTCGCGTCCGAAGGCACCCGGACGGGCATGCTGGGCCTGGTCCGGAAGGACGGCGCCCCGATCGTGACGCCGATCTGGTTCCTGCTGAACGAGGGCCCGGACGGCGACGAGCTGATCTTCACGACCGGCACCGAAACGCTGAAAGGGAAGGCCATCGCCCGCGACGGCCGGATTTCCCTCGCCGTCGACGACCAGAAACCGCCGTATTCGTACGTCCAGATCACCGCCGAGGCGCGGCTCACCCACGACTATGACGACATGCTCGCGTGGGCGACGAAGCTGGGGGCCCGGTACATGGGCGCCGAGCGCGCCGAGGAGTACGGCAAGCGCAACGCCGTGCCCGAAGAATCCCTCGTCCGGGCGAAGATCACCAAGGTGATCGCGCGGGCCGAGATCGCCGGTTGAACCCCGTTCGCTGGTAATCTGCCTCCGGGGGTGGGGGCATGCCTGAAGGGGACAGACGCGACGCCGTCAAGGCGATGGTGCGGGCCGGGCAGCGGGAGCTGATCGCCGAACTGGAACGCCTCGACGGCGCGGCCCGGTTCAGCCGGTCGGGTGGTGCGCGGCTGCTGGAGAACGGTGCCGTCTTCGAGCGGGCGGGCGTCGTCGTGACCGAGACCGGCGAGACCGCCGGGCTGACCGTCGTGGTCCACCCGCGCAACCCGTACGTCCCGGCGTTCCACGCCCGGTTCCGGTACTGCGAGTACGCGGGCTCGTGGTGGTTCGGCGGCGCGGCGGACCTGCTGCCCTGCTACGGCTTCGCCGAGGACGCGGCGCACTTCCACCGGACGCTCAAGGCGTGCTGCGACACGCTCGACCCGGCGTTCCACGCCCAGGCGAAACGCGCCTGCGACGACCTGTTCCGGCTGCCCCACCACGACGAGCCGCGCGGCATCGGCGGCATCGCGTTCGACCACCTGCGCCCACCGGGCCCGGACGGCTGGCGGCGCGCGGCCGCGTTCACCGCGGCGGGCATCGCCACGCTCGTGCCCGCCTACCTCCCGATCGTGCGGCGCCGCAAGGACCGCCCGCACGGCGACCGCGAGCGGCAGTGGCAGCTGCACCGCCGCGGCCGGTACGTGGAGTCCGCCCTCGCCCCCACCCCGGCGGCCGACGCCGACGCGGTGCGCCTGACGCTGCCGCCGCTGGCGCGCTGGGAAACCGGGTTCACCCCGGAGCCGGGCAGCGCGGAGGCCGAGCTGGCCGCCTTCCTGGTCCCGCGCGACTGGGCCGCCGAGACCGCGGTGCCAGCGAGCTGAGCGCCCCAATGTGGCGTTCGGTGCGTTGGACGCACCGAACGCCACATTGGGTGCGCTCAACGCCACCAACGCCACATTGGGGCGCTTTGGTCCGGGTGGGGCACCGGTGAGCGGGAAACCCTTGTTCACCAAGGGTGAGTGACCGTGTCGAGTATTGACACACCTCACCCGGAGGGTGTGTGATCTGTCCCATAGATAGGAAACTTTCCTAACTATTTACCGCCGGTGGTCCGCCGAACCATTCCGCCCCGGTCCCCCTGTCCCCCGACCCACGCAGGAGGCTCCCAGTGGCACCCCGTCCACCGTGGCGCGTGGTACTGGCCGGTACCGCAGCCGCGGCGCTCGGCCTCACCGCGCTCAGCCCGGTAAGCGCTTTCGCCGCGGACACCGACTACGAGTCCGAATCGGCCGTGATCTCCCAAGGCGCCGTCGAGTCGAACCACGCCGGGTACTCCGGCACCGGGTTCGTCAACTTCGACAACGTCGCCGGCAGCTACGTCGAATACTCCGTGAACGCCGCCCAGGCGGGCACGCACACCCTGACCTTCCGCTACGCCAACGGAACCGCCGACAACCGGCCGGTGAAGCTCACCGTCGACGGCGGCGACAAGGGCACCGTCGACTTCCCCGGCACCGGCGCCTGGACCACGTGGAAGACCGCCACCGCGACCGTCCAGCTGACCGCCGGGGTCAACAAGGTCCGCACCACCGCGACCACCGCCAACGGCGGCCCGAACGCGGACAAGCTGACCGACACCTTCACCGCGCCGTCCGACAGCGTGCCGCCGTCGCCGCCGTCGGACCTCA includes the following:
- a CDS encoding PPOX class F420-dependent oxidoreductase, yielding MREMSRSEWWQFASEGTRTGMLGLVRKDGAPIVTPIWFLLNEGPDGDELIFTTGTETLKGKAIARDGRISLAVDDQKPPYSYVQITAEARLTHDYDDMLAWATKLGARYMGAERAEEYGKRNAVPEESLVRAKITKVIARAEIAG
- a CDS encoding coproporphyrinogen III oxidase; translated protein: MPEGDRRDAVKAMVRAGQRELIAELERLDGAARFSRSGGARLLENGAVFERAGVVVTETGETAGLTVVVHPRNPYVPAFHARFRYCEYAGSWWFGGAADLLPCYGFAEDAAHFHRTLKACCDTLDPAFHAQAKRACDDLFRLPHHDEPRGIGGIAFDHLRPPGPDGWRRAAAFTAAGIATLVPAYLPIVRRRKDRPHGDRERQWQLHRRGRYVESALAPTPAADADAVRLTLPPLARWETGFTPEPGSAEAELAAFLVPRDWAAETAVPAS